A single window of Merismopedia glauca CCAP 1448/3 DNA harbors:
- a CDS encoding GAF domain-containing protein — translation MESWQYFARRRDRQQIVATTNWQHRHYQVQALAIAVAISVVICPSWTNVGVSQSNVNQHLVMPKITEEAQANEAQTIVDNNAGKLPIVLIVEILIAGLLSVGFFSIYLTNKAKRRLLVPATVIGESTPKKPVKSAEIAVARLTRQFVEKPEPNLEIESVTIAKGEILKAIALRLRQCLYLEDLLRTSVIEVRRVIKSDRVLIYSLNPANWEGTVVAESVDSEYPQTVNLKIDDPCFRTYHVEMYKQGRIRTINDIHQDKALNDCHIRMLEQFGVKANLIAPILRNDQLLGLLIAHQCTAPRVWQPEEIDLFAGLAIQIGLTIDQVNFIESQEQAVERAKLLREITLKLRDTLIIEELLTIAVKEIRRVIKSDRVIIYSLDPDYHAKTVVGESVGSGWSPTLKLTIDDPCLDQVRTNSYKYGYVRVVNNIYQEPTLNQCHIKLLEQFGVKAKLVAPILNNNHLFGLLIAHQCYQPRHWEKSEIDLFAQLASQVGFAVSQLSLFETM, via the coding sequence ATGGAATCTTGGCAATATTTTGCTCGACGACGCGATAGACAACAGATAGTAGCGACAACTAACTGGCAACATCGGCATTATCAGGTGCAAGCTTTGGCGATCGCAGTGGCTATATCTGTAGTTATATGCCCAAGCTGGACGAATGTGGGTGTCAGTCAGTCAAATGTCAACCAGCATTTGGTGATGCCAAAAATCACAGAAGAAGCACAGGCAAATGAAGCACAAACTATTGTTGACAACAATGCTGGAAAACTGCCGATCGTTTTAATAGTTGAAATCCTGATTGCAGGATTATTGTCGGTTGGGTTTTTTTCTATATATTTAACTAACAAAGCGAAACGGCGTTTACTAGTTCCAGCAACTGTAATAGGGGAATCAACCCCGAAAAAGCCCGTGAAATCGGCAGAAATTGCTGTTGCTAGATTGACAAGACAGTTTGTCGAAAAACCGGAACCAAACCTAGAGATAGAATCAGTAACTATAGCTAAAGGAGAAATTTTAAAGGCGATCGCCTTGCGTTTGCGCCAATGTCTTTATCTCGAAGATTTACTCAGAACTAGCGTCATTGAAGTCAGGCGAGTCATTAAATCCGATCGAGTGTTGATTTATAGTCTCAATCCAGCTAACTGGGAAGGAACCGTCGTTGCTGAATCAGTAGATTCCGAATATCCTCAAACCGTAAATTTGAAAATTGACGATCCTTGTTTCCGTACTTATCACGTAGAAATGTATAAACAGGGACGCATTCGCACGATTAATGACATCCATCAAGATAAAGCCTTAAATGATTGTCATATCAGAATGCTAGAACAATTTGGAGTTAAAGCTAACTTAATCGCCCCAATTTTAAGAAATGACCAACTATTAGGCTTATTAATTGCTCATCAGTGTACTGCACCAAGAGTTTGGCAACCTGAAGAAATCGACTTATTTGCGGGGTTAGCCATTCAAATCGGATTAACTATCGATCAAGTTAACTTTATTGAAAGTCAAGAGCAAGCGGTAGAGAGAGCGAAATTGTTGCGAGAAATCACTCTAAAACTCCGAGATACGTTAATTATAGAAGAACTACTAACTATTGCGGTCAAAGAAATTCGGAGAGTGATCAAAAGCGATCGCGTAATTATTTACAGTCTCGATCCCGATTACCATGCCAAAACAGTAGTAGGTGAATCGGTTGGTTCTGGTTGGTCACCGACGTTAAAACTTACTATAGACGATCCATGTCTAGATCAAGTCCGTACTAATAGTTACAAATATGGCTACGTGCGGGTGGTCAATAATATTTATCAAGAACCTACTCTCAATCAATGTCATATCAAATTGCTAGAACAATTTGGCGTGAAAGCCAAGTTAGTTGCACCTATACTTAATAACAACCATCTGTTTGGTTTACTGATTGCTCATCAGTGCTATCAACCTCGCCATTGGGAAAAATCAGAGATAGACTTATTTGCTCAGTTAGCTTCTCAAGTTGGCTTTGCAGTATCCCAGCTTAGTCTCTTTGAAACAATGTAA